The sequence CCCTTCCATTCAGAACCACCGGATCACTAAGACCTGCTTTCGCACCTGCTCGAGCCGTCACTCTCGCAGTCAAGCTAGCTTATGCCTTTGCACTAACCTCCTGATGTCCGACCAGGATTAGCTAACCTTCGTGCTCCTCCGTTACGCTTTGGGAGGAGACCGCCCCAGTCAAACTACCCACCAGACACTGTCCGCAACCCGGATTACGGGCCCACGTTAGAACATCAAACATCAAAGGGTGGTATTTCAAGGTCGGCTCCACGCAGACTGGCGTCCACGCTTCACAGCCTCCCACCTATCCTACACATCAAGGCTCAAGGTTCAGTGTCAAGCTATAGTAAAGGTTCACGGGGTCTTTCCGTCTTGCCGCGGGTACACTGCATCTTCACAGCGAGTTCAATTTCACTGAGTCTCGGGTGGAGACAGCCTGGCCATCATTACGCCATTCGTGCAGGTCGGAACTTACCCGACAAGGAATTTCGCTACCTTAGGACCGTTATAGTTACGGCCGCCGTTTACCGGGGCTTCGATCAAGAGCTTCGCCCTAAGGCTGACCCCATCAATTAACCTTCCGGCACCGGGCAGGCGTCACACCGTATACGTCCACTTTCGTGTTTGCACAGTGCTGTGTTTTTATTAAACAGTTGCAGCCAGCTGGTATCTGCGACTGGTCTCAGCTCCATCCGCAAGGGACTTCACCAAATCCAGCGTGCCTTCTCCCGAAGTTACGGCACCATTTTGCCTAGTTCCTTCACCCGAGTTCTCTCAAGCGCCTGAGTATTCTCTACCTGACCACCTGTGTCGGTTTGGGGTACGATTGACTGTTACCTGGTGCTTAGAGGCTTTTCCTGGAAGCGTAGCATCGGTTACTTCGTCACCGTAGTGACTCGTCGTCACGCCTCAGTGTTAACGGTGTTCCGGATTTTCCAAAAACACCCACCTTCACGCTTAAACCGGGACTACCGTCGCCCGGCCAACCTAGCTTTCTCCGTCCCCCCTTCGCAGTAACAACCAGTACGGGAATATTAACCCGTTTCCCATCGACTACGCCTTTCGGCCTCGCCTTAGGGGTCGACTCACCCTGCCCCGATTAACGTTGGACAGGAACCCTTGGTCTTCCGGCGTGCGGGTTTTTCACCCGCATTATCGTTACTTATGTCAGCATTCGCACTTCTGATACCTCCAGCAGCCCTCACAGGCCACCTTCTACGGCTTACAGAACGCTCCCCTACCCAACGAACGTATCCTTAAAACGCCTTGCCGTCTGTCAGCGCTCAGGCCGACTCAACGTTTTTGTGGCTTGAACGTGCCGGCTTCGCCGTCACGTTAAGCGTTTTAAGTGATACGTTCGCTGCCGCAGCTTCGGTGCATGGTTTAGCCCCGTTACATCTTCCGCGCAGGCCGACTCGACCAGTGAGCTATTACGCTTTCTTTAAATGATGGCTGCTTCTAAGCCAACATCCTGGCTGTCTGGGCCTTCCCACATCGTTTCCCACTTAACCATGACTTTGGGACCTTAGCTGGCGGTCTGGGTTGTTTCCCTCTTCACGACGGACGTTAGCACCCGCCGTGTGTCTCCCGTGATTACATTCTACGGTATTCGCAGTTTGCATCGAGTTGGTAAGTCGGGATGACCCCCTAGTCGAAACAGTGCTCTACCCCCGCAGATGAGTTCACGAGGCGCTACCTAAATAGCTTTCGGGGAGAACCAGCTATCTCCCGGTTTGATTGGCCTTTCACCCCCAGCCACAAGTCATCCGCTAATTTTTCAACATTAGTCGGTTCGGTCCTCCAGTTAGTGTTACCCAACCTTCAACCTGCCCATGGCTAGATCACCGGGTTTCGGGTCTATACCCTGCAACTTGACGCCCAGTTAAGACTCGGTTTCCCTACGGCTCCCCTATGCGGTTAACCTTGCTACAGAATATAAGTCGCTGACCCATTATACAAAAGGTACGCAGTCACCCCACCCCAAAACACTCGCTGCTTGTTTTGTGTGTTGCTCATCGCAAAAAACGCGATGACAACCGTCACCTCGACATCCGCATCGCCTTTCGGCCCGGAAGTGTTTTGGTGGTGGGGCTCCCACTGCTTGTACGTACACGGTTTCAGGTTCTGTTTCACTCCCCTCGCCGGGGTTCTTTTCGCCTTTCCCTCACGGTACTGGTTCACTATCGGTCAGTCAGGAGTATTTAGCCTTGGAGGATGGTCCCCCCATCTTCAGACAGGATATCTCGTGTCCCGCCCTACTCATCGAACTCACAGCATGTGCATCTTCGTGTACGGGACTATCACCCTTTGTTGCGCGACTTTCCAGACGCTTCCACTGACACACAAACTGATGATGGTTCTGGGCTCCTCCCCGTTCGCTCGCCGCTACTGGGGGAATCTCGGTTGATTTCTTTTCCTCGGGGTACTGAGATGTTTCAGTTCCCCCGGTTCGCCTTTCATGGCTATGTATTCACCATGAAATAGTGCAACGTATTGCACTGGGTTTCCCCATTCGGGTATCGTCGGGTGTAACGGTTCATATCACCTTGCCGACGCTTTTCGCAGATTAGCACGCCCTTCATCGCCTCTGACTGCCTAGGCATCCACCGTGTACGCTTAGTCGCTTAACCTCACAACCCGAAAGTGTCTCGGATTGCAATTTTTGAGAGACTCTGACACAACAAAATCATTACCCTCGCGGATAATGTTCAGCTGCGTCGTTTCAATTTTCAGCTTGTTCCAGATTGTTAAAGAGCAATATCGTAAACACGACTCGTTAAAGTCATCTTTACGATATTCGGTGATAATGTCTTTCACTCATTATCAGGATGGCGTCCCCAAGGGGATTCGAACCCCTGTTACAGCCGTGAAAGGGCAGTGTCCTAGGCCTCTAGACGATGGGGACACAAAAATTGTCCGCAACGCTCGCGTTGCTATTTTTGTGTAAAGGCGAGATTTTTCCAGAAAAATCGAGCGCCATTGTGTTTTGTCACTGCACTGGACAGTCACACACCCCACGGCACTTCAGGATACGTCCGCAACCTTCTACCGCAGGTTACCTTGCTCATTGTTTTCATCAGACAATCTGTTGTGGACACTGCACCTTCCAATATCTCACTTCAGTTTAAGGAGGTGATCCAACCGCAGGTTCCCCTACGGTTACCTTGTTACGACTTCACCCCAGTCATGAATCACAAAGTGGTAAGCGCCCCCCCTAAGGTTAAGCTACCTACTTCTTTTGCAACCCACTCCCATGGTGTGACGGGCGGTGTGTACAAGGCCCGGGAACGTATTCACCGTAGCATTCTGATCTACGATTACTAGCGATTCCGACTTCATGGAGTCGAGTTGCAGACTCCAATCCGGACTACGACGCACTTTATGAGGTCCGCTTACTCTCGCAAGTTCGCTTCTCTTTGTATGCGCCATTGTAGCACGTGTGTAGCCCTACTCGTAAGGGCCATGATGACTTGACGTCATCCCCACCTTCCTCCGGTTTATCACCGGCAGTCTCCTTTGAGTTCCCGACCGAATCGCTGGCAACAAAGGATAAGGGTTGCGCTCGTTGCGGGACTTAACCCAACATTTCACAACACGAGCTGACGACAGCCATGCAGCACCTGTCTCTCAGTTCCCGAAGGCACAAGACTGTCTCCAGTCTCTTCTGAGGATGTCAAGAGTAGGTAAGGTTCTTCGCGTTGCATCGAATTAAACCACATGCTCCACCGCTTGTGCGGGCCCCCGTCAATTCATTTGAGTTTTAACCTTGCGGCCGTACTCCCCAGGCGGTCGACTTAACGCGTTAGCTCCGGAAGCCACGGTTCAAGACCACAGCCTCCAAGTCGACATCGTTTACGGCGTGGACTACCAGGGTATCTAATCCTGTTTGCTCCCCACGCTTTCGCACCTGAGCGTCAGTCTTCGTCCAGGGGGCCGCCTTCGCCACCGGTATTCCTCCAGATCTCTACGCATTTCACCGCTACACCTGGAATTCTACCCCCCTCTACGAGACTCTAGCCTGTCAGTTTTGAATGCAGTTCCCAGGTTAAGCCCGGGGATTTCACATCCAACTTAACAGACCGCCTGCGTGCGCTTTACGCCCAGTCATTCCGATTAACGCTTGCACCCTCCGTATTACCGCGGCTGCTGGCACGGAGTTAGCCGGTGCTTCTTCTGCGGGTAACGTCAATCAACAAGATTATTAAGCTTGTTGCCTTCCTCCCCGCTGAAAGTGCTTTACAACCCGAAGGCCTTCTTCACACACGCGGCATGGCTGCATCAGGGTTTCCCCCATTGTGCAATATTCCCCACTGCTGCCTCCCGTAGGAGTCTGGACCGTGTCTCAGTTCCAGTGTGGCTGGTCATCCTCTCAGACCAGCTAGGGATCGTCGCCTAGGTGAGCCTTTACCCCACCTACCAGCTAATCCCATCTGGGCACATCCGATGGCGTGAGGCCATAAGGTCCCCCACTTTGCTCTTGCGAGGTTATGCGGTATTAGCTACCGTTTCCAGTAGTTATCCCCCTCCATCAGGCAGTTTCCCAGACATTACTCACCCGTCCGCCGCTCGTCACCCAAGGAGCAAGCTCCCCTGTGCTACCGCTCGACTTGCATGTGTTAGGCCTGCCGCCAGCGTTCAATCTGAGCCATGATCAAACTCTTCAATTTAAGATTTGTTTGATTCGCTAAGTTAATAGCATGCTCAAAGAATTTATAACTGTTTATTCGTAATGAATTTACTGTCAGTCACTCTTCAAGACTTTTTATATCGTTTGCGGATATCGTCTTGTGAGTGCCCACACAGATTGTCTGATTAAATTGTTAAAGAGCAGTGCCACGTTACGCCGTGGCGCGGGCCGCATATGTTATGCAATTCCGCTGTGAAGTCAAGTGATTATTGCCTGGCTTCCTACCGTCATCACAACCGCGTTGCCGCCGTTGCCCTGTCAGTGGAGGCGCATTATAGGGCGTTCTGCGCAGGCCGCAACAGGTATTTCGCATAAAAATGGTCGATTGCTGCATTCCACAGCAAAACCCGGCCTTATACCCTTTTTTACACAAAGTTATCCACAGAGCGGGATATGATCAAAATTTGACGAGCATCACGCAAACGTTTTCGCTACAATTCTCCCGCGTTAAAACCAGCGTATTTCTGTGAACGCTAACTGAATATTTCTCTTTATCTCGCCATCATGCGTCATAAAAGACGATATTCACGTACCGCTCTTCAATGATTATCAAATCCAAGGGATAACATCATCATGCAACAACGTCGTCCTATCCGCCGCGCTTTGCTCAGCGTTTCTGACAAAGCGGGTATTGTCGAATTTGCTCAGGCTCTGTCCCAACGTGGCGTTGAGCTTCTTTCAACCGGCGGAACCGCCCGTTTGCTGGCCGATGCCGGCTTGGCGGTCACCGAGGTATCGGACTACACCGGCTTCCCGGAAATGATGGACGGACGCGTTAAAACCCTGCACCCCAAAGTCCATGGCGGCATTCTCGGCCGACGCGGCCAGGATGACGCCGTTATGGCCCAACACGATATCCAGCCGATCGATATGGTTGTGGTGAATCTCTATCCCTTCGCCCAGACCGTCGCCCGTGAAAACTGCACGCTGGAAGACGCCATCGAAAATATCGATATCGGCGGGCCTACCATGGTGCGCTCCGCGGCCAAAAACCATAAAGACGTCGCCATCGTGGTCAAGAGCGGCGACTACGAGAGCATTATTAGTGAAATCGACGCCAACGGCGGTTCGCTGACTTACGAAACCCGTTTCGATCTGGCTATCAAGGCATTTGAGCACACCGCGGCCTATGACAGCATGATTGCCAACTACTTTGGTTCGCTGGTGCCGCCGTATTATGGCGAAACGGATAAACCGTCAGGCCGTTTCCCGCGCACGCTGAATCTGAACTACGTTAAAAAACAGGATATGCGCTACGGTGAAAACAGCCACCAGCAGGCGGCTTTCTACATAGAAGAAAACGTAACGGAAGCGTCCGTCGCCACTTCGCGGCAATTACAAGGCAAAGCGCTGTCTTATAACAATATCGCCGACACCGACGCCGCGCTGGAGTGTGTAAAAGAGTTCACCGAAGCCACCTGCGTCATCGTCAAACATGCCAACCCCTGCGGCGTGGCGATTGGCGACTCGATTCTCGACGCCTATGAGCGCGCCTACCAAACCGACCCGACCTCTGCTTTCGGCGGCATCATCGCTTTCAACCGCGAGCTGGACGAAGAGACGGCACAGGCGATCGTCAGCCGTCAGTTTGTCGAGGTGATTATTGCGCCATCCGTCAGCGACGCCGCGTTAAAAGTTACCGCGGCCAAACAAAACGTGCGTGTTCTGATCAGCGGCGCATGGCAACAACGCGTTCCCGGTTTGGACTTTAAGCGCGTAAACGGCGGTCTGTTGGTACAGGAGCGCGATCTGGGCATGGTCGATGCATCGCAACTGCGCGTGGTGACCGAGCGTCAGCCCAACGAACAGGAACTGCGCGATGCGCTGTTCTGCTGGAAGGTGGCCAAGTTCGTAAAATCCAACGCCATTGTCTACGCCCGCGACAATATGACCATCGGCATCGGCGCCGGCCAGATGAGCCGCGTCTACTCCGCCAAAATTGCCGGTATCAAGGCCGCTGACGAAGGGCTGGAGGTCAAAGGTTCAGCCATGGCGTCCGACGCATTCTTCCCCTTCCGCGACGGCATTGACGCCGCGGCGGCCGTAGGCATTACCTGCGTGATCCAACCGGGCGGATCTATCCGTGACGATGAAGTCATTGCCGCCGCCAACGAACACGGCATCGCGATGATCTTTACCGATATGCGCCACTTCCGCCATTAATCCAGGAACCGACCGAGATGAATATTTTAATTATTGGCAATGGCGGGCGCGAACATGCGCTGGCCTGGAAAGCCGCCCAGTCT comes from Brenneria nigrifluens DSM 30175 = ATCC 13028 and encodes:
- the purH gene encoding bifunctional phosphoribosylaminoimidazolecarboxamide formyltransferase/IMP cyclohydrolase; amino-acid sequence: MQQRRPIRRALLSVSDKAGIVEFAQALSQRGVELLSTGGTARLLADAGLAVTEVSDYTGFPEMMDGRVKTLHPKVHGGILGRRGQDDAVMAQHDIQPIDMVVVNLYPFAQTVARENCTLEDAIENIDIGGPTMVRSAAKNHKDVAIVVKSGDYESIISEIDANGGSLTYETRFDLAIKAFEHTAAYDSMIANYFGSLVPPYYGETDKPSGRFPRTLNLNYVKKQDMRYGENSHQQAAFYIEENVTEASVATSRQLQGKALSYNNIADTDAALECVKEFTEATCVIVKHANPCGVAIGDSILDAYERAYQTDPTSAFGGIIAFNRELDEETAQAIVSRQFVEVIIAPSVSDAALKVTAAKQNVRVLISGAWQQRVPGLDFKRVNGGLLVQERDLGMVDASQLRVVTERQPNEQELRDALFCWKVAKFVKSNAIVYARDNMTIGIGAGQMSRVYSAKIAGIKAADEGLEVKGSAMASDAFFPFRDGIDAAAAVGITCVIQPGGSIRDDEVIAAANEHGIAMIFTDMRHFRH